The Haloterrigena turkmenica DSM 5511 genome includes the window CCCAGACTGTGAAACGGTCTACATCGCTATTGACAAAGGCAGTTGTTCGACCTGCGAGACAACCGTCAATCGAGTTCCAGCGCTGGCCGAGGCAGAATAGCGCTGTCCTGAACGGTACATCCACTCCCTCTACTGAACGCGGATTTTGAACCCTAACTGGGGTAATAAACCGTATCACCGACTACTGAGAGGAACCCACTCTCAGCTCTACTGATATGGATCTCGAGTCGGCGCTGGCCGATTCCGTATCGGTCGCGCTACCGAACGCACGGAGCGACGGCTCAGCACGTAACTCACGAAAAATCACAGCAACAGTCAGCGTCGCCCGCTGGCGACGAAGCCGTCGCGATCAGTTGTTGCGGACGACGTTCGTCGCGCGGGGGCCCTTGGGGGCCTGTTCGATGTCGAATTCGATCTCCTCGCCTTCCTCCAGGTCCGGGCCGCCGACGTCTTCCATGTGGAAGAAAACGTCCTCGTCCGCGTCCTCAGTCGAGATGAAACCGTAGCCGCCTGTGTCGTTGAAGAAATCAACGTTACCGTTTGCCATTACAAACAAATGTAGGGCCGATCCCCGGATAAGGGTTCCGAGAGTCGTGATACCACGACCGCCGTGACACTCATGGCACGCCGCTCTCGATCAGTTGATCGTGACCTCGAGTTCCAGGATTCCGAGGTGGGGCGGCGCGCCGCCGCCGGTCTGGCGCAACTCGGTGGCGCTCGAGCCGATGTAGTCGTAGAACTCCGAGGGGTTCTGGGGGATCACCGGCGTGCCGTCGTCGCGTTTGAGGTAGGCGGGGGCGTCCGTGCCCTCGATCCGGGCGACGCGTTCGTCCCAGTCGCTGCCCGAGTAACAGAAGACGCCGAAGGAGAACCGCCCCGCGGCCAGCGCGTCGTGTTTCGTCTGAAAGTGCGTCGCCTCCTCGGTCTTGTACTCCTCGTCGCTGACCCAAGCCAGGGCCGACACGCCCTCGGTCCGGAGCAGGTAGAGGTCCCAGCCGAGTTGGGCGTCGAAGACGGCCCACGCGTTTCGCGGCCCGACCGTGTCCACCTCGAGGCTAAAGGCCGGCCGGCCTCGCGAGGGCTCGTGGACGAACGTCGCGTCGTAGCCGGGGACGCGGATCCCCCGGTCGTGGTAGACGATCCCGTCGACGGGGATCTCTACGTCCAGATTGGCGATGATCTCCCGGACCGAGAACGCCCCCTCGTTCTCGAGGTGGTCGACGAACGTGGGGAACCGAGAGACGTCGTCCCACGGCCGGTCGTCGGGGTCGGGGCTCGAGTCGGGGCCCGGCTGACTCATCGGCGACCTCCGGCGGCGGGCCGGCACCCGCCTGGTGTTCCGGGTCGGTCGTCGCTGCGGTGCCGAACGGCTGCGGCGGTCGGGCGTCGGCCCCGACGGCTCGTGTCGACGCTGTCGGACATACGCGTACGGTGGGCCTCGGCGCGGATTAGCGTTGTGTTAAGGGTGCCAAGCCCCCGTCCTCAAGGATCAAACGGAGCGTAGCGGAGTGAGCGAGTAGGGCGGGGATACGGCACCCGCACGAATTATAAGCATCCTGACCACCAAAATTTAACATACCTCATAGAAAAACCAGCAGACACGCGTATGGACTACGGCGCACGGTTCCGGCTCTTACCCACCACCAGACAGCGAGAGTTACTGGGCTGGCAACGTAACACCGTGCGCCAAGTCTACAACCATGCACTCTACCGACTCGACCAACTCCCCTAACAAGACGACTAAACTGTCCGGCAACGCGTCTGGCAAGTCCGCGACGAACTCCCCGACTGGAAGCAGAAATGGTCGGAGTGGAGCAAGGTGTATTCCACCGTGCTGCAAGCCGCTGTGGAACGGATCTATCACAGCATCACCGGCCTCGCCCAACTCCGCAACAACGGACACAAAATCGGGGGGTTGAACTGGAAGAAACCACGAGAATTTCAGAGTTTCACGTCCGCCAACGCGGCTTCGAACTCGACGAAAAGAGTGGTCGCGATGGCCGTGGACGACTGATTCTCAAGAAGGTGCGTGGTGAAACAATCGACATTCCGATCCGATTGCACCGCGATCTTCCAGACGACGCCGAGGTCAAGCACGTCTCCGTCAAACAGGAATCCACCGGTACGTGGTACGCCTCGTTCGATGTCGAACAAGAGGAACCCGAGAAACCGGACATTGAGGACATCGATCCTGCGGACACAGTAGGCATTGATCTTGGTGTCCTAAACTTCATCTATGACTCGGACGGGCGGTCAGTTGACCGCCTCAACCTGACCGATGACCGTGAACAACTCGAACGCGAGCAACGGTCATTGTCGCGCAAGGAGTACGAGTCGAACAACTGGGAGAAGCAACGCCAGCGCGTTGCAGAAGTCCATATGGACATGCGGAACAAGAAGCGCGACTTCAAACACAAGCTTGCGCGTTTCTACACCTCGGAGTACGACGCCGTCTTCGTTGAAGACCTCAACATCAAAGGGATGCTCGAGGCTGATGGGAACGCACGGAACAAGGCAGATGTTGGGTGGCGCGACTTCATCCGTGTTCTCAAGCACCACGGTCGGAAGCACGGGTGTCACGTGGTGGAGGTTGAACCAGCGGGAACGACGAAGGAGTGCAGTCGGTGTGGTGTAGAGACAGAGAAGCCGCTGTGGGTCAGGGAGCATTCGTGCCCGTCGTGTGGTTTGGAGTTGGATCGGGATTGGAACGCGGCGTTGAACATCTTTTCTCGCGGTCTGGAGGAGCTAGGAGTGGTTCACTCCGAAGAAATGCCTGTGGAGACTGCGACCGCTGTGGACACTGTTTCTGTGTCTGCAAGTCGCGTCGTTGAAGCAGGAAGCCCCTGCCTCAAGGAAGCCGCGTCAGCGGCTGAGTAGGCAGGGGTAGGTCACGCTTTCCGACCGTCCTCGAGGGACGCCGGCGACCGGCGATCGTCCGCTCGCGTCGCGGAGTAGTCCCGACCCAGCGAGGGCGCGAGCCGACCGCGCCGGAGCGACACGCCTTTTTGACAGCGCCGGGCAGTTTGGAGTATGGATCCAAAGCGGGAGCTTACTAGCGTCGACCTCGCCGCCCTCGTTGGGGAACTCGGTGCCTACGAGGGAGCGAAGGTCGACAAGGCCTACCTCTACGGCGACGATCTCGTCCGGCTCAAGATGCGGGACTTCGATCGGGGCCGCGTCGAACTCCTCCTCGAGGTCGGCGAGACCAAGCGGGCCCACACGGTCGCCCCCGAGCGGGTGCCCGACGCGCCCGGCCGACCGCCGCAGTTCGCGATGATGCTCCGCAATCGACTCTCCGGGGCCGATTTCGCCGGCGTCGAACAGTACGAGTTCGACCGCATCCTCGAGTTCGTCTTCGAGCGCGAGGACGGCACCACGCGGATCATCGTCGAACTGTTCGGTCAGGGGAACGTCGCCGTCACCGACGGCGAGTACGAGGTGATCGACTGCCTCGAGACCGTCCGCCTCAAGTCCCGAACCGTCGTGCCGGGCTCGCGCTACGAGTTCCCCGACAGTCGGACGAACCCGCTGACGGTCTCCCGGGAGGCGTTCGACCGCGAGATGGAAGACTCCGACACGGACGTCGTCCGGACGCTGGCGACCCAGCTCAACTTCGGCGGCCTCTACGCCGAGGAGATCTGTACCCGCGCCGGCGTCGAGAAGGCGATGGACATCGCCGAGGCCGACGAGGACGTCTACGATCGGATCTACGGCGCCATCGAACGACTCGCGCTGGACCTGCGCAACGGGAACTTCGATCCGCGGCTGTACGTCGCGGACGACGACGGCGACGAAGACGAGAGCGAATCGGGCGACGAAAACGGCGACGACTCGAGTTCCGACCGGGTCGTCGACGCGACGCCGTTCCCGCTCGAAGAGCACGTCGAACTGGCCTCGGAGCCGTACGACTCCTTCCTCGCGGCGCTGGACGACTACTTCTACCGGCTCGAACTCGCCGACGACGAGGAGGAAACCGATCCGACCACGCAACGACCCGACTTCGAGGAGGAGATCGCCAAGTACGAGCGGATCATCGAGCAACAGCGGGGCGCGATCGAGGGGTTCGAGCAGGAGGCCGACGCCCTCCGCGAGCAGGCCGAACTGCTGTACGCCGAGTACGGGCTGGTCGACGACATCCTCTCGACGGTTCAGGAGGCCCGCGCCCAGGATCGACCCTGGGACGAGATCGAGGAGCGCTTCGCCGAAGGAGCAGACCGCGGCATCGCGGCCGCCGAAGCCGTCGTCAACGTCGACGGCAGCGAGGGGACCGTCACCGTCGAACTCGACGGCGAGCGCATCGACCTCGTGGCCAAGCAGGGCGTCGAACAGAACGCCGACCGCCTCTACACCGAGGCCAAGCGCGTCGGGGAGAAAAAGGAGGGCGCGCTGGCGGCCATCGAGGACACCCGCGAGGACCTCGGGGAAGCCAAGGCCCGCCGAGACCGGTGGGAGGAAGCGGACGCCGCCGACGAGGGCGAGGACGATGAGGACGACGAGGGCGAGGAGCGCGACTGGCTGTCGGAACCCTCCGTTCCGATCCGCGAGAACGAGCCGTGGTTCGACCGCTTCCGCTGGTTCCACACCAGCGACGGCTACCTCGTGATCGGGGGGCGCAACGCCGACCAGAACGAGGAGTTAGTGAAAAAGTACCTCGAGCCCGGCGACAAGGTCCTCCACACGCAGGCCCACGGCGGCCCCGTCACCGTGCTCAAGGCGACTGACCCCAGCGAGGCCTCCTCGTCGGACATCGAGTTACCCGACTCGAGCATCGAGGAGGCCGCGCAGTTCGCGGTCTCCTACTCGTCGGTCTGGAAGGACGGCCGCTACGCCGGCGACGTCTACGCCGTCGACTCCGATCAGGTCACCAAGACCCCCGAGAGCGGCGAGTACCTCGAGAAGGGCGGGTTCGCGATCCGCGGCGACCGCACCTACTACCGGGACACGCCGGTCGACGTCGCGGTCGGCATCCAGTGTGCGCCCTACACGCGCGTGATCGGCGGTCCGCCGTCGGCCATCGAGGGGCAGGCGGTGACGACGATCGAAATCGAGCCGGGACGGTACGCACAGGCCGACGCGGCCAAACGGCTCTACCGCCGGTTCCGCGAGCGCTTCGAGGACGAGTCGTTCGTCCGGAAGATCGCCAGTCCGGACCGCATCCAACACTTCATGCCGCCGGGCGGGAGTCGAATCAGCGAGGAGTGACTGTTCGCTATTCGTTGCTCGCGTCCTCGACGCGATCCGCGTGTTTCTCGAGGTCGGCTGCGAGCGTCCGCGCCTGATCGGGCGTCAACTCGAGCTCTTCCATATGCGCGGGGAGGTGCTCTTCGGTCATGTTGTCGAGTTCGAACTGCAACCGGACGCAGTCTGGGTTCTCCGTGTCGGTGGTCGCGTTCGCGACGGCGAACGCCTCGTTCTCGAAGTCCTGACCCTTTGCGACGGCGTCGACGAGGTCGAGCGTCGTGTAGGCGTTGACTTTCATCAGTCGATCGGTCATGTCTCCGGAGAGCCGTCGAGCGTACTTAGGCGACTCGACAGTCGAATAGGCAGTGTCCGTCGTCTTCCAGTGAGCGACTCGAGAACACCATCTCCGGTGGCTCACGTTATCGCGGGTTGGCATCAGACGAAAAAACCGCGGAACAGAAGAACGGTTTCGAAATCGAGGATCCGGATCGCGCAGTTAGTCGTCCGAGGTGATCGGCGTGCCGTCGGCCCGCGCGGGAGCGGGACTCGAGTCGAGGTCGTCGTCCTCGGCGTAGGGGTACCAGGTGCGCTTCGTGTTGTGCATGTACGGGTCGTCGTAGCTGGTCTCCTCGGGCTCGACGAGTTCGGCGAGCTCCTCGTCGTCGCGGTCGGCGACGAACTCCCGGAAGCTCTGTGCCTCGCTCTCGCGGGCCTCGGCGAAGTTCTCGAGCAGGTTCGCGATCGCGCCGGGGACCTCGTCGGCGGGGACGCGCTCGGTGACCCACGAGGCGAACTGGGGCTCCTCGCCGAGACCGCCCCCGAGGCCGATGTCGAGCGCCTCGACGGGTTCGCCGTTCTTGCGCGTCTTCATCCCGCGCAGGGAGACGTCGGCGATCTGGGGCTGGGCGCACGACGCGGTACAGCCGGAGAGGTGGATGTGGAAGTCCTCGACGCCCTCCGGAAGCTCGACGTTCGCTTTGAGCCAGCGGGCGAAGCGAACCTGCCGGTTCTTCGTCTCGACGATCGAGAGCGAACAGAACTCGGTGCCGGTACAGGCGATCGAACCGCGCTGGAACGGGTGGGGATTGGGACTGTACTCCTCGAGGACGGGCTCGGCGCGCAGGTCGTCCACGTTTGCCTCGTCCACGTCGGTGAGGATGATGTTCTGACGCTGGGTGAGTCGTACCTCGCCCGAGCCGTGTTCCTCTGCCGCGTCGGCGATCGCGTAGCCGTCGTCGACGCCGATTCGACCGACGAGGACGTTCAGTCCGACGTAGTAGTCGCCGCCAACCTGCTCGTGAACGCCGACGTGGTCGTGTTTGCCGTCGGCCTCGCCCGCGTTGTACGAGTACGACTCGCGGAGGTCCTCGCCCGCGGTCTCGAGCTCGAAGTCGACGTACTCCTCCTGCAGCGTTTCGCGGACCTTGTCGGGGCCCCACTCGTCGACGAGGAACTTGATGCGCGCGTTGTAGCGGTCCTCGCGGTCGCCGTGGTCGCGGAACAGCGCGGAGAGCCCGCCGGCGACCTCGACGGCCTGCTCGGGCGTTGCGAAGACGTCGATGTTGCGCGCGAAGCGCGGCTCGTTGCGCGAGAGACCGCCGCCGACGCGAACGTTGTAGCCCGTCACGCTCTCCCCGTCGATCTCCTTCTCGGCGGGCTCGAACGCGAGGTCGTTGATGTCGCCCTGTCCGCAGCCCTCGTCACAGCCGGTCACCGAGACCTTCCACTTCCGCGGCAGGTTCGAGTGCGCCTCGTTCTCTTTGAACGTGTCGTGAAGCTCGGTTGCGAGCCAGTCGGCGTCGACGTGCTCGTGTTTGTCCTTGCCGGCGACCGGACAGCCGACGATGTTTCGCCAGGAGTCACCACAGGCCTGGACCGTCGAGAGACCGACGTCCTCGAGTTGCTCGAAGATCTCGGGCACGTCCTCGAGGCGGATCCAGTGGAGCTGGATCGCTTGACGAGTCGTTACGTCGAGCCAGCCGTTGCCGAACTCGGGATTTTCGACGGGACCGCGGGAGAACTCGTCCGCGATTTCGACGATGCGTCGAAACTGGCCCGGTTCGAGGACGCCCCCCGGTGGACCGATTCGCATCATGAAATACGATTCCTGGCCGGCTCGCTGGTGGTACAGGCCGTACCACTTGAACCGCTCGAACCAGGCGTCGTGTTCGTCGTCGGGGATGGACTCCCATCCCTCCTCGGCGAAGAATTCGATCTGGTCGCGAATATCGGTTCCGTAGAGTTCGTCCTTCCACTGCTCGACATCACTTGCCATTGAATCCGTTATATACCGGGAACGTATAAGCCCCTCCGTCTGTCGTCAGTTCTCACCGGCGCTTATCGATCCCGGACATCTTTGTCGCTAGCGTCCGCTCCCGTCTCAGCGTCGGGCTCTACGAGCGACTGGACGCTCTCGGGATCGTACGGTTCGAACTCGCCGTCGATGACACGACCGATGGATAACCGATCGATCGAGTCTCGGGTGCCGCATTCGAGACACTGTCCGACGGCATCCGCGGTCACGATCGATCCGTCGACGCCGACGTCGGTGAACCCTTCTAAGAGGACGTATGCGGGTTCACAGTCACAAAATACGCCTCGAGAGAGGGTCCAGACGTCACTGACGCTCACCTGGCGGCTATCGTTGACGCTGATCCACGCGCCGTCGTCGAGCGTTCGCAGTGCGATCGTCATACAATCGATCGGGTCGCAACGGGTCTTCATCCGTCGGCTAGGGCAATGCTTACCGATTCGACGACGCTGGGCTGGGCGAAAATCACACGACAGCGGCCGATCCGACGGCGATTGTGCGGTCCGAGATAGGAGCGATTCTTTCTGTTATGCGGGAGACGGGTAGCGAGACGAGGCGAACGGGTGGTTCCCGACGGTTAGGCTGCACCTGCCGGGTACAGGCCTACACGGTCGACGATGGACGCCACGCCCATGGCCGATATCGATACCGATACCGAGTCCGACCTCGAGTTAGGGAAAGCATCGATCGTCTACGAGACCGCGACCGGCGACCTCGAGCGGGCGACCGTCGACAACGACCGCATCGCCTACTTTCAGGACCACTGGCTGTTCGCGTACGGCACCGACGAGGACGGCAACAACGTCGTTCGCCGCGTCCCGAAAGAGCGCGTCCGCTACGTCGAACGCTCTGTCGAAGAGATCGAGGAGACCTTCGAGTCCGGCATCGAGAAGGCGAAAGGGAAACTCGAGGAGATTCGGGACTGACGGCGGACGATCGCGGGCGTGACGGCGACGCCTGGAACGGCCCGTTAGTGACGACAGTGCGCAAGAGACATGGGGGACGTTATCGTATGTGGTCACATGTCACCTACAAATGGTACCCGCGTCGACGACGTGATGTCGACGCCGCTCGAGACGATTTCGAAGAACGCGACGATTCAGGAGGCCGCGACGACGATGCGCGACGAGGAGATCACCGCGTTAGTTGTCACGACCGATCCCCCGTCGATCATCACCAGCACCGATCTCGTCAACGCCGCCGCCGAGGGCCGCGATCCGACCGAGCTGCGGGTCAAAGACGTGATGACGGAGTCCGTCGAGACCGTGCCGCCGGACCTCTACCTCGAGGAGGTCGCCGCGATGATGACCGGACTCGGCATCGGTCACCTGCCGGTCGTGAAAAAAGACGATTACCTCGGCATGGTCTCCTCGACCGACGTCACCGCACAACTCTCCTGAGATCGGCGTTCGGCTCCGCCGGTGTCAGCCGTCGATCTCGCTGCCGTCCGCCGCTTCGTTCCGGTCGATTCGTTCGATCGTCTGCCGTTGACTCTCGTCGTAGGACGCCCCGAGGGCGACCAGGAACCCGATGATCGCGGTCACGACGGCGATACTGCCGACGGCGACGATCGCGATCGGGACGATGTCTCCCGGGAGGACCTGCGCCGAGGTCAACAGCGCGACGGCCGTCACGGCCGCGACTAGCGCGAGCAGTCGACCGAACCGACCCGTGTTCAGTCCGCGATCGGATTCGTCGGTACCGCCGTCGAACAGTTCGTTGAGGACGCCCGCGTACTCGCCGTCGCCCACCGCGTTTCCGAGCGAGTGGATCGAGTGAGCGACCCACAGTCCGGCCGTGAAGTTGAGCAGCGCGACGAACGAGACGAGTCCGACCTGACCGGCGAGGAACAGCCCCGCCAGTACCGCGTTGGCGAACGCGAGTACCATGAGCGCGTGGACCGCGACCGAGCGCGTACCGAAGTCTTCGAGGAGCGTGACGTGTGCGAGCTTCATGGTACTTATTAGCACCCTATGGGGATACCGCTGCGCCCTAACAGTGAAACACTGATCGCACCGATAGACGGACGATCGCCATTGCCGTTTTCGCGGCCGCTACGCCCGCCGTAGGCGGTTCTCAGTCGTCAGTTCTCGATCGACCGTCGTCGGCACCCGAGTCGCGTCGGCCGTTCAGAAGCGGCTGGCGTTCCCCGTAGGTGAGCGCTCGCCAGAGCCACTCGAGCGGCCCGAACCGGAAGTACCGCAGCCAGAGGACCGACAGCGGAATCTGGATCGCCCAGATGGCCAGGACGACACCGAGGGCCTCGACTCGAGTCACCCGGCCGAACAGCCCGAGGCCGTGGCCGTAGAAGATCGACGTGGCGAGGACGGTCTGCAGGATGTAGTTGGTGAAGGCGGTCCGGCCGACGGCGGCCAGCGCCCGGGTCGCGAGTCCGGCGGGACGCCACCGGCAGAACAGCATCACGATCCCGATGTACGCGCCGGCGAGGGGGAGACTCCCCCAGTAGTTGAACTGCCGCCAGAACAGGGCCGCACCGGCCGCCCAGTCGTTGGCTTCGATGTACCAGACGCCAACGAGGATCGCGGGGAGTCCGCTCGCGGCCCCGACGAGGATCAGCCGGCGGTAGAACTGCGACGAGCGATCGTTCGTCAGAACGCCCCACTCGAACAGCGCCATTCCGAGCAGCATGGAGCCGGCGACCCGCCAGGCGCTGTAGCCGAAGAAGCCCGACGTCTGGCGCTGGAACGCGGTCGGAGCCCGGTGGTCGAACTGGGCGATCCAGCCGCTGCGGTAGGCCTCGATTTCGGACTGCAGAACCGATTCGGCCGGCCGCCACGAGTCCGCGATCGCGGCCGGATCCATGGTGAGCGCCGAGGCCACTTCGATGAACGACGGGATCGCCAGCAGGACGACGCCGAAGGTCGCTAGATCCCGCGGCGCGTGGTCCCGGAAGATGACGACGGCGATCGCACAGATCCCGTAGGCGACGAGGATGTCACCGTACCAGAGCAGGTAGGCGTGTGCGAGGCCGGCGACGACGAGCAACGCGGAGCGGCGGACGTGTAAGCCGACCGCGGATCGCCCGCGCCGCTCGGCGCTGCGGGTGAACAACACGACACCGCCACCGAACAGGAGCGTGAAGATCGTGAGGAACTTCTGCTGGGCGAAGACGTGGCCGGCGAGCCAGACCCAGTAGTTGGCCCCGGTCAGGTCGCCGTACGTCGTCGGATTCGTCAGCACCACCGACGGCATCGAGAACACCCGAACGTTGACCAGCAAGATCCCGAGGAGCGCGACTCCCCGCAGGACGTCGAGGCCGACGATACGATCCGACGGCGGCGTCGGCCCGGTCTCGGAGCTCATCGCTTACTCGTTCCGAGGCGTGGCGGATACAAAAGAGGTGGTACAGCGGTCCGAGACGACCTGCGCTACAGACGCCGTCCGAGGATCCGCGCCGGACTCGAGTCCCCGTTCGACGGAGCGACCCGGTCGGAGACGGCGTTTCGAGGATCGCAGCCCACTTACCCACACCCCGCGAAGCCACGCCCATGCAGATCAAAGACCGGGAGCAGGTCGAGGGCGGGCGCGAACGGGTGACGGTCGTCCCCGAGAGCGTCGACGACCTCTGGCATTTGCAGTACGTCCTCGAGCCCGGCGACCGCGTCGCGGGCGATACGACCCGACGGATCCAACGCAACGACGACC containing:
- a CDS encoding cold-shock protein; amino-acid sequence: MANGNVDFFNDTGGYGFISTEDADEDVFFHMEDVGGPDLEEGEEIEFDIEQAPKGPRATNVVRNN
- a CDS encoding helix-turn-helix domain-containing protein; translated protein: MDYGARFRLLPTTRQRELLGWQRNTVRQVYNHALYRLDQLP
- a CDS encoding RNA-guided endonuclease InsQ/TnpB family protein, which translates into the protein MRGETIDIPIRLHRDLPDDAEVKHVSVKQESTGTWYASFDVEQEEPEKPDIEDIDPADTVGIDLGVLNFIYDSDGRSVDRLNLTDDREQLEREQRSLSRKEYESNNWEKQRQRVAEVHMDMRNKKRDFKHKLARFYTSEYDAVFVEDLNIKGMLEADGNARNKADVGWRDFIRVLKHHGRKHGCHVVEVEPAGTTKECSRCGVETEKPLWVREHSCPSCGLELDRDWNAALNIFSRGLEELGVVHSEEMPVETATAVDTVSVSASRVVEAGSPCLKEAASAAE
- the rqcH gene encoding ribosome rescue protein RqcH → MDPKRELTSVDLAALVGELGAYEGAKVDKAYLYGDDLVRLKMRDFDRGRVELLLEVGETKRAHTVAPERVPDAPGRPPQFAMMLRNRLSGADFAGVEQYEFDRILEFVFEREDGTTRIIVELFGQGNVAVTDGEYEVIDCLETVRLKSRTVVPGSRYEFPDSRTNPLTVSREAFDREMEDSDTDVVRTLATQLNFGGLYAEEICTRAGVEKAMDIAEADEDVYDRIYGAIERLALDLRNGNFDPRLYVADDDGDEDESESGDENGDDSSSDRVVDATPFPLEEHVELASEPYDSFLAALDDYFYRLELADDEEETDPTTQRPDFEEEIAKYERIIEQQRGAIEGFEQEADALREQAELLYAEYGLVDDILSTVQEARAQDRPWDEIEERFAEGADRGIAAAEAVVNVDGSEGTVTVELDGERIDLVAKQGVEQNADRLYTEAKRVGEKKEGALAAIEDTREDLGEAKARRDRWEEADAADEGEDDEDDEGEERDWLSEPSVPIRENEPWFDRFRWFHTSDGYLVIGGRNADQNEELVKKYLEPGDKVLHTQAHGGPVTVLKATDPSEASSSDIELPDSSIEEAAQFAVSYSSVWKDGRYAGDVYAVDSDQVTKTPESGEYLEKGGFAIRGDRTYYRDTPVDVAVGIQCAPYTRVIGGPPSAIEGQAVTTIEIEPGRYAQADAAKRLYRRFRERFEDESFVRKIASPDRIQHFMPPGGSRISEE
- a CDS encoding DUF6360 family protein — translated: MTDRLMKVNAYTTLDLVDAVAKGQDFENEAFAVANATTDTENPDCVRLQFELDNMTEEHLPAHMEELELTPDQARTLAADLEKHADRVEDASNE
- a CDS encoding nitrite/sulfite reductase, which gives rise to MASDVEQWKDELYGTDIRDQIEFFAEEGWESIPDDEHDAWFERFKWYGLYHQRAGQESYFMMRIGPPGGVLEPGQFRRIVEIADEFSRGPVENPEFGNGWLDVTTRQAIQLHWIRLEDVPEIFEQLEDVGLSTVQACGDSWRNIVGCPVAGKDKHEHVDADWLATELHDTFKENEAHSNLPRKWKVSVTGCDEGCGQGDINDLAFEPAEKEIDGESVTGYNVRVGGGLSRNEPRFARNIDVFATPEQAVEVAGGLSALFRDHGDREDRYNARIKFLVDEWGPDKVRETLQEEYVDFELETAGEDLRESYSYNAGEADGKHDHVGVHEQVGGDYYVGLNVLVGRIGVDDGYAIADAAEEHGSGEVRLTQRQNIILTDVDEANVDDLRAEPVLEEYSPNPHPFQRGSIACTGTEFCSLSIVETKNRQVRFARWLKANVELPEGVEDFHIHLSGCTASCAQPQIADVSLRGMKTRKNGEPVEALDIGLGGGLGEEPQFASWVTERVPADEVPGAIANLLENFAEARESEAQSFREFVADRDDEELAELVEPEETSYDDPYMHNTKRTWYPYAEDDDLDSSPAPARADGTPITSDD
- a CDS encoding CBS domain-containing protein encodes the protein MSTPLETISKNATIQEAATTMRDEEITALVVTTDPPSIITSTDLVNAAAEGRDPTELRVKDVMTESVETVPPDLYLEEVAAMMTGLGIGHLPVVKKDDYLGMVSSTDVTAQLS
- a CDS encoding DUF418 domain-containing protein; this encodes MSSETGPTPPSDRIVGLDVLRGVALLGILLVNVRVFSMPSVVLTNPTTYGDLTGANYWVWLAGHVFAQQKFLTIFTLLFGGGVVLFTRSAERRGRSAVGLHVRRSALLVVAGLAHAYLLWYGDILVAYGICAIAVVIFRDHAPRDLATFGVVLLAIPSFIEVASALTMDPAAIADSWRPAESVLQSEIEAYRSGWIAQFDHRAPTAFQRQTSGFFGYSAWRVAGSMLLGMALFEWGVLTNDRSSQFYRRLILVGAASGLPAILVGVWYIEANDWAAGAALFWRQFNYWGSLPLAGAYIGIVMLFCRWRPAGLATRALAAVGRTAFTNYILQTVLATSIFYGHGLGLFGRVTRVEALGVVLAIWAIQIPLSVLWLRYFRFGPLEWLWRALTYGERQPLLNGRRDSGADDGRSRTDD